Proteins from a genomic interval of Geodermatophilus obscurus DSM 43160:
- a CDS encoding intein-containing Rv2578c family radical SAM protein, with protein MAAMRWDAQRLDAEEPATLPGMPSMRGLLRSVQVPEFPGLTFHEVRSKSALNEVPGDSPMPFRWTINPYRGCSHACVYCLRGDTRVLMADGRQKAIADLRVGDRIVGTQKRRTYRHYVTTEVLAHWSTVKRAYRVRLADGTELVASGDHRFLTGRGWKHVTGAMAGRDRRPYLTTDDELLGFGRSAAALDVCADYRRGYLAGMIRGDGHLKMYRYERAGRRHGGVHRFRLALADVEALDRAQAYLAAEGVRTDRSSFSPASVERRAMSAIRTSTAAGVARISELEEWPSAPTAAWQRGFLAGVFDAGGSRSQHVLRVTNTDPEILSHTREALEWFGFDAVLEDRKRANGLACVRVRGGLGEHIRFIHLVDPAIRRTCSLDGTAVKSDADLRVVEVEDLRLEMPMYDITTGTGDFLANGVVSHNCFARATHQWLELDTGRDFDSQVVVKTNLVDVLRQELARPSWTREHVALGTNTDPYQRAEGRYRLMPGVISVLAGSGTPFSILTKGTLLRRDLPVLAAAAGDVPIGLGVSMAIWDDALHASLEPGVPSPRARLELVRAIADAGLSCGVFLAPVLPGLTDRLADLDAALRAIAEAGADGVTVVPLHLRPGAREWFSAWLAREHPQLVPRYQQLYRRGAAVAPEYRSWLAGRVAPLLARYGLDRQAGGAARGVDAPAGIPGDGDSRFPAGSLPATRPSARPAPARHASAPAGEQLTLL; from the coding sequence ATGGCCGCCATGCGGTGGGACGCCCAGCGGCTGGACGCCGAGGAACCGGCGACGCTGCCGGGCATGCCGTCGATGCGCGGCCTGCTGCGCAGCGTGCAGGTGCCGGAGTTCCCCGGGTTGACCTTCCACGAGGTGCGCAGCAAGAGCGCGCTCAACGAGGTCCCCGGCGACTCGCCCATGCCGTTCCGCTGGACGATCAACCCCTATCGGGGCTGCTCCCATGCGTGTGTGTACTGCCTGCGGGGAGACACCCGTGTGCTGATGGCCGACGGCCGGCAGAAGGCGATCGCCGATCTCCGGGTGGGGGACCGGATCGTCGGCACTCAGAAGCGCCGGACGTACCGCCACTACGTCACCACCGAGGTGCTGGCGCACTGGTCGACGGTCAAGCGGGCGTACCGCGTGCGTCTGGCCGACGGCACGGAGCTCGTCGCCAGCGGCGACCACCGGTTCCTGACGGGCAGGGGCTGGAAGCACGTCACCGGCGCGATGGCCGGTCGCGACCGTCGCCCGTACCTGACGACCGACGACGAGCTGCTCGGTTTCGGTCGGTCGGCAGCAGCACTGGACGTCTGCGCGGACTACCGCCGGGGCTACCTCGCCGGGATGATCCGCGGAGACGGACACCTGAAGATGTACCGGTACGAGCGAGCCGGCCGCAGGCACGGCGGCGTCCACCGGTTTCGTCTGGCGCTGGCCGACGTGGAGGCACTGGACCGCGCACAGGCCTACCTCGCCGCGGAGGGCGTGCGCACGGACCGCTCCAGCTTCTCGCCCGCGTCGGTGGAGCGACGGGCCATGTCGGCCATCCGGACCTCCACCGCCGCGGGGGTGGCCCGCATCTCGGAGCTCGAGGAGTGGCCCAGCGCCCCCACGGCTGCATGGCAGCGTGGGTTCCTGGCAGGGGTGTTCGATGCCGGAGGCAGCCGCAGCCAGCACGTCCTGCGCGTCACGAACACCGATCCGGAGATCTTGAGCCACACCCGCGAGGCGTTGGAGTGGTTCGGGTTCGACGCGGTGCTCGAGGATCGCAAGCGGGCGAACGGGCTCGCCTGCGTACGGGTCCGCGGCGGGCTCGGTGAACACATCAGGTTCATCCACCTCGTCGACCCGGCGATCCGGCGCACGTGCTCACTCGACGGGACAGCAGTGAAGAGCGACGCCGACCTGCGAGTCGTCGAGGTGGAGGACCTCCGCCTCGAGATGCCGATGTACGACATCACCACTGGCACCGGGGACTTCCTCGCCAACGGCGTGGTCAGCCACAACTGCTTCGCTCGCGCGACACACCAATGGCTGGAGCTGGACACCGGCCGGGACTTCGACAGCCAGGTCGTCGTGAAGACCAACCTCGTCGACGTCCTGCGCCAGGAGCTGGCCCGGCCCTCGTGGACGCGCGAGCACGTGGCGCTGGGCACCAACACCGACCCCTACCAGCGGGCCGAGGGGCGCTACCGGCTGATGCCCGGGGTGATCTCGGTGCTGGCCGGCTCCGGCACGCCGTTCTCGATCCTGACGAAGGGCACGCTGCTGCGGCGGGACCTGCCGGTGCTGGCGGCCGCCGCCGGCGACGTGCCGATCGGACTGGGCGTTTCCATGGCCATCTGGGACGACGCCCTGCACGCCTCGCTCGAACCCGGGGTGCCCAGCCCGCGCGCCCGCCTGGAGCTGGTGCGGGCGATCGCCGACGCCGGGCTGTCCTGCGGTGTGTTCCTGGCCCCGGTGCTGCCCGGCCTCACCGACCGGCTGGCCGACCTGGACGCCGCGCTGCGGGCGATCGCGGAGGCGGGTGCCGACGGCGTCACCGTCGTCCCGCTGCACCTGCGCCCCGGCGCTCGTGAGTGGTTCTCCGCCTGGCTGGCCCGCGAGCACCCACAGCTGGTGCCGCGCTACCAGCAGCTCTACCGCCGCGGCGCGGCGGTGGCACCGGAGTACCGCAGCTGGCTGGCCGGGCGGGTCGCCCCGCTGCTGGCGCGCTACGGACTGGACCGGCAGGCCGGGGGAGCGGCCCGGGGTGTGGACGCGCCGGCCGGCATCCCCGGGGACGGGGACAGCCGGTTCCCGGCCGGCAGCCTGCCGGCGACCCGGCCGAGCGCCCGGCCGGCTCCGGCACGCCACGCTTCGGCCCCGGCGGGCGAGCAGCTCACGCTGCTCTGA
- a CDS encoding carboxylate-amine ligase codes for MSHRIGARQPGAVAMLVAVRTVGVEEELLVVDSSGRPVPLGPAALEVAARRGEGETVEEHDRAERGDDEAGGGDPVGRLVPELKTQQLEFGTRVCTGLDDVAADLRHWRGRADAAARDVGARVAALASSPVRVEPQSTPGERYTEMAETFRLTAAEQLTCGCHVHVAVEDDEEGVAVLNRIRVWLPVLTALTANSPFWLGRDSGHASYRAQAWNRWPSSGPNELFADAAAYHRLVGELLATETIVDTGMVYFDARLSERWPTVEVRVADVALRAEDAVTLAGLVRGLVETAAGQWRAGVPAPAVRSEVVRMAAWRASRSGLTGDLVHPATGRPAPAGAVVTALLAHVRPALAAAGDEQRVAAGVAAVLDRGTGADLQRRVFAATGDLTAVVRAAVEATHT; via the coding sequence GTGTCGCACCGGATCGGCGCGCGGCAGCCCGGGGCGGTGGCGATGCTGGTCGCCGTGCGCACGGTGGGTGTCGAGGAGGAACTGCTGGTCGTCGACTCCTCCGGGCGGCCGGTGCCGCTGGGGCCGGCCGCCCTCGAGGTGGCGGCCCGTCGCGGCGAGGGGGAGACGGTGGAAGAGCACGACCGGGCCGAGCGAGGGGACGACGAGGCGGGCGGCGGGGACCCGGTCGGCCGGCTGGTGCCCGAGCTAAAGACCCAGCAGCTGGAGTTCGGCACCCGCGTCTGCACGGGCCTGGACGACGTGGCCGCCGACCTGCGGCACTGGCGTGGGCGGGCGGACGCCGCGGCCCGTGACGTCGGTGCCCGGGTGGCCGCGCTGGCCAGCTCTCCGGTGCGGGTCGAGCCCCAGTCCACACCGGGCGAGCGCTACACCGAGATGGCCGAGACCTTCAGGCTCACCGCGGCCGAGCAGCTGACCTGCGGGTGCCACGTGCACGTCGCCGTGGAGGACGACGAGGAGGGCGTCGCCGTCCTCAACCGCATCCGCGTGTGGCTGCCGGTGCTGACCGCGCTGACCGCCAACTCGCCGTTCTGGCTGGGTCGGGACAGCGGGCACGCCAGCTACCGCGCCCAGGCGTGGAACCGCTGGCCGTCGTCCGGGCCGAACGAGCTGTTCGCCGACGCTGCCGCCTACCACCGGCTGGTCGGGGAACTGCTCGCGACGGAGACGATCGTCGACACCGGGATGGTCTACTTCGACGCCCGCCTGTCCGAGCGCTGGCCCACCGTCGAGGTCCGGGTGGCCGACGTCGCGCTGCGCGCCGAGGACGCCGTCACGCTGGCCGGGCTGGTCCGTGGGCTGGTGGAGACCGCGGCCGGGCAGTGGCGGGCGGGGGTACCGGCACCCGCCGTCCGCAGCGAGGTGGTGCGGATGGCCGCCTGGCGGGCCAGCCGCTCGGGTCTGACGGGGGACCTCGTGCACCCCGCCACCGGGCGCCCCGCGCCGGCCGGTGCGGTCGTCACGGCGCTGCTGGCGCACGTGCGGCCCGCGCTGGCCGCCGCCGGGGACGAGCAGCGGGTCGCCGCCGGCGTCGCCGCGGTCCTCGACCGCGGCACCGGGGCGGACCTGCAGCGCCGGGTGTTCGCGGCGACCGGTGACCTGACCGCGGTGGTGCGCGCGGCGGTCGAGGCCACGCACACCTGA
- a CDS encoding Lrp/AsnC family transcriptional regulator, producing the protein MSSSSSPADHGGGPLTSGDVDRALLAALARDGRASYTELAEKVGLSVSAVHQRVRRLEQRGLITGYHAKLDAALLGLGLTAFVAITPTDAASPDEAPSLLAHLPEIEACHSVAGVESYLLKVRTSSPDALEALLRTIRQTAKVTTRTTVVLSTFYEDRPPL; encoded by the coding sequence GTGAGCTCGTCGTCCTCCCCGGCTGATCACGGCGGAGGACCGCTCACCTCCGGCGACGTCGACCGGGCGCTGCTGGCCGCGCTGGCCCGTGACGGCCGCGCCAGCTACACCGAGCTCGCCGAGAAGGTGGGCCTGTCGGTGTCGGCGGTGCACCAGCGCGTGCGCAGGCTCGAGCAGCGCGGGCTGATCACCGGGTACCACGCCAAGCTCGACGCCGCGCTGCTCGGCCTGGGGCTCACCGCGTTCGTCGCGATCACGCCGACCGACGCCGCATCGCCCGACGAGGCGCCGTCCCTGCTGGCGCACCTGCCCGAGATCGAGGCCTGCCACTCGGTGGCGGGGGTGGAGAGCTACCTCCTCAAGGTGCGGACGTCGTCCCCCGACGCGCTCGAGGCGCTGCTGCGCACGATCCGGCAGACCGCCAAGGTCACCACCCGGACGACGGTGGTGCTCTCCACCTTCTACGAGGACCGCCCGCCGCTGTAG